One genomic region from Epinephelus fuscoguttatus linkage group LG8, E.fuscoguttatus.final_Chr_v1 encodes:
- the LOC125893548 gene encoding CD209 antigen-like protein C, whose product MSVALNCKSLEAGEDSVNLMAYDGRSKYGCRSQMSVWIGAAGVCLGLLLLILILGVVAHNSGAISHWDVKCENLIYSLTVDRDNLRNELDQLKIQSSNLTRDMEVLQSQYNTMAASRDKLQEEVIRLNETLRTRSKDSNRTGQPCIQGWKTFGNKCYYFSPSGVTKTWEASRKDCKERGADLVIITTQEELLFVSKMYAVTWIGLTDREQENTWKWVDGTDLVGEFWQAGEPNNSDGDEDCAEVSRSAKKFNDVPCSRRFSWACEA is encoded by the exons ATGTCAGTGGCACTGAACTGCAAGTCACTGGAGGCTGGGGAAGACAGTGTGAACCTGATGGCTTATGATGGCAGATCAAAGTATGGATGTCGATCTCAAATGTCAG TGTGGATTGGAGCTGCTGGAGTGTGTCTGGGGCTTCTTCTGCTGATTCTGATCTTAGGTGTGGTGGCCCACA ATTCCGGTGCCATCAGTCACTGGGACGTGAAGTGTGAAAACCTGATCTACAGCCTGACTGTCGACAGAGACAATCTGAGAAATGAGCTGGACCAACTGAAGATTCAATCCAGCAACCTGACGAGAGATATGGAGGTACTTCAGAGCCAATACAACACCATGGCGGCGAGTCGAGATAAACTACAAGAGGAGGTCATAAGGTTAAACGAGACACTCAGAACCAGAAGCAAAGACTCAAACAGAACAG GTCAACCTTGCATCCAAGGATGGAAAACATTCGGGAACAAGTGCTACTATTTCTCTCCCAGCGGAGTGACTAAAACCTGGGAAGCCAGCAGGAAAGACTGtaaagagagaggagcagaccTGGTGATTATAACCACACAGGAAGAGCTGTTATttgtcagcaaaatgtatgCAGTCACCTGGATCGGTTTGactgacagagagcaggagaacaCGTGGAAGTGGGTGGATGGGACTGATCTAGTAGGCGAATTCTGGCAAGCCGGGGAGCCCAATAATAGTGATGGAGATGAGGATTGTGCTGAGGTCTCACGTTCGGCAAAGAAATTTAATGACGTGCCTTGTAGCAGAAGATTTTCATGGGCATGTGAGGCTTGA